One genomic window of Actinoplanes lobatus includes the following:
- a CDS encoding ankyrin repeat domain-containing protein, with the protein MSERLEDWRAVRRYAVPGWMIAECAEAREREDWRAACEAARVDVRVGDPGPVAGLLAGFAPDLLRWHLPRALNGTAALAQRMRFLLTPDGPVTADTVVLQVRSPRWVSGAQRLTLLSGRLGDLGPGPVFPVAPHLWDARRAAELTAGTPTWASTGWQVPAAVPAPGEDLLGPADPVVAARELRRVTAQFRRWSWRLWPEGIRSAYRRPDRHVRLEIGDGRLRVVLRADEPSQPAPTRADLCLHRQLLRSPVDLDLVRLGHLDAGEVHPLVRAALFPGAGGSGAGGSLVPDGFGDEEMLRIHCAGQWHRIRLRGGRLELLHHTVAEKERELALGAFGGVINACFRVDRAWRRGEGALPKRLRAYRRDLWRRMEHGGGRVVLALLDAGLDPGFRDGQGRTLLHRIHQFEHAELLPRLLAEGLDVNDRGRYGHPPMFETLIHTPSHDLLRALTEAGAWPPLSLPVPSIGP; encoded by the coding sequence GTGAGCGAGCGGCTGGAGGACTGGCGCGCGGTTCGCCGTTATGCCGTGCCCGGCTGGATGATCGCCGAGTGCGCCGAGGCCAGGGAGCGAGAGGACTGGCGGGCCGCGTGCGAGGCGGCCCGGGTCGATGTCCGCGTCGGCGATCCCGGGCCGGTCGCCGGGTTGCTCGCCGGGTTCGCCCCCGATCTGCTCCGCTGGCACCTGCCCCGGGCGCTGAACGGGACGGCGGCCCTGGCTCAGCGAATGCGTTTTCTCCTGACGCCGGACGGGCCGGTCACCGCGGACACGGTCGTTCTCCAGGTCCGGTCGCCGCGGTGGGTGTCCGGCGCCCAGCGTCTCACCCTCCTGTCCGGACGGCTCGGTGATCTGGGGCCGGGCCCGGTCTTCCCGGTCGCGCCCCACCTGTGGGACGCCCGCCGCGCCGCCGAGTTGACCGCCGGCACCCCGACGTGGGCCTCGACCGGCTGGCAGGTCCCGGCGGCCGTCCCCGCGCCCGGGGAGGATCTGCTGGGTCCGGCGGACCCGGTGGTCGCCGCCCGGGAGTTGCGACGGGTCACGGCCCAGTTCCGCCGGTGGTCGTGGCGGCTGTGGCCGGAGGGGATCCGCAGCGCCTACCGGCGGCCGGACAGGCACGTGCGCCTGGAGATCGGCGACGGCCGCCTCCGGGTCGTCCTGCGCGCGGACGAGCCGTCCCAGCCGGCGCCGACCCGGGCCGATCTGTGCCTGCACCGGCAGTTGTTGCGCTCCCCGGTCGACCTCGACCTGGTCCGGCTGGGCCACCTCGACGCCGGCGAGGTGCACCCGCTGGTCCGCGCGGCCCTCTTCCCCGGTGCGGGCGGGTCCGGTGCGGGCGGCTCGCTGGTTCCGGACGGTTTCGGGGACGAGGAGATGCTGCGGATCCACTGCGCCGGGCAGTGGCATCGGATCCGTCTGCGAGGTGGTCGCCTGGAGCTTCTCCACCACACCGTGGCCGAGAAGGAGCGTGAGCTGGCGCTGGGCGCTTTCGGGGGCGTGATCAACGCATGTTTCCGGGTCGACCGCGCCTGGCGCCGCGGCGAGGGGGCACTTCCGAAACGGTTGCGCGCCTATCGGCGTGACCTGTGGCGGCGCATGGAGCACGGCGGTGGCCGCGTGGTGCTCGCGCTGCTGGACGCTGGCCTGGATCCGGGGTTCCGCGACGGGCAGGGCCGGACCCTGTTGCACCGGATCCACCAGTTCGAGCACGCCGAGCTGCTGCCCCGGCTGCTCGCCGAGGGCCTGGACGTGAACGATCGGGGCCGCTACGGGCACCCCCCGATGTTCGAGACCCTGATCCACACCCCATCGCACGACCTGCTCCGGGCCCTCACCGAGGCCGGCGCCTGGCCCCCGCTGTCGCTTCCCGTCCCGTCGATCGGGCCGTGA
- a CDS encoding DoxX family protein, with amino-acid sequence MIPLLVLIAGSTVLRLIGLAGVDALDGWQPALRGGLALMLLLTGMQHFRPGWREDMIAMVPPALPRPGLLVTLTGVLELAGAVALLIPPLAPYAAAGLALLMLAMFPANVSAARRGLSLGGRPVTPLPLRTAMQVVFVGAAVALAV; translated from the coding sequence ATGATTCCGCTCCTCGTTCTGATCGCCGGGTCCACCGTCCTCCGCCTGATCGGCCTGGCCGGTGTGGACGCCCTCGACGGCTGGCAGCCGGCCCTGCGTGGCGGCCTCGCGCTGATGCTGCTCCTCACCGGCATGCAGCACTTCCGGCCCGGCTGGCGGGAGGACATGATCGCGATGGTGCCGCCCGCACTCCCCCGGCCCGGCCTGCTCGTCACGCTCACCGGCGTACTGGAACTGGCCGGCGCCGTCGCCCTGCTGATCCCGCCGCTGGCCCCCTATGCCGCGGCCGGGCTGGCACTGCTCATGCTCGCGATGTTCCCGGCCAACGTGTCGGCGGCCCGGCGCGGGCTGAGCCTGGGCGGGCGACCGGTCACCCCGCTGCCGCTGCGCACCGCCATGCAGGTGGTGTTCGTCGGCGCGGCCGTCGCCCTGGCCGTCTGA
- a CDS encoding TetR/AcrR family transcriptional regulator translates to MEPTAYHHGNLRRVMLDAALQAIGESGPTGWSLRELARRAGVSHTAPAHHFGDKTGLLTAVAAEGFDLFAAALEAAGGDFLEVGVAYVRFAVRYRSHFQVMFRPELYRPADPAVAPARARAAAVLSSGGRALSPDPARDRLATVAAWSMAHGFADLWLSGALADAAEIDPEAYARDLITLAFGHLRHPKA, encoded by the coding sequence ATGGAGCCGACCGCCTACCACCACGGGAACCTGCGCCGCGTCATGCTGGACGCCGCGCTCCAGGCCATCGGCGAGTCCGGCCCCACCGGCTGGAGCCTGCGCGAGCTGGCCCGCCGCGCCGGGGTGTCGCACACCGCGCCCGCACATCACTTCGGTGACAAGACCGGCCTGCTCACCGCCGTCGCGGCCGAGGGCTTCGACCTGTTCGCCGCGGCCCTCGAGGCGGCCGGCGGCGACTTCCTCGAGGTCGGCGTGGCGTACGTCCGCTTCGCCGTCCGGTACCGCTCCCACTTCCAGGTGATGTTCCGCCCCGAGCTGTACCGCCCCGCCGACCCCGCGGTGGCCCCGGCCCGGGCCCGCGCCGCCGCCGTCCTGTCCAGCGGCGGCCGCGCCCTCTCCCCGGACCCGGCCCGCGACCGGCTCGCCACGGTGGCCGCCTGGTCGATGGCCCACGGCTTCGCCGACCTGTGGCTCAGCGGCGCCCTCGCCGACGCCGCCGAGATCGACCCGGAGGCCTACGCGCGCGACCTCATCACCCTGGCCTTCGGCCACCTCCGTCACCCTAAAGCCTGA
- a CDS encoding vWA domain-containing protein — translation MRVTAHLDVEMIAIETEDQVSVMIELAAPPAPADGAERAPSTLVVVLDRSGSMSGGRLDGAKSALTGLVDRLDPRDHFGLVVFDDRVDVVVPARRLTDKAAAKRAIAGVEARNSTDLSGGYLRGLQEARRVAGPAGATVLIISDGHANAGITDPEALARIAAEAYTHGVTTSTLGFGLGYDERIMSAIARGGSGNEHFAEEPDTAIALIAGEVQALLAQTVQAASLHVRLAPVVRGVLVVNDLPANVVDDGLLIELGGFYADETRKLVLTFEVPAVAALGLAEIATLTFTHVELPALAQHTVTVPVHVNVVPGDVAAGRVPDPVVRTELVYLRAQRAKRRASELLNQGDSTAALEEIRQAREEIGKARADAPESLAADLAEEAATLDYLAHETEMGSASRAGKFMSASSRARLQKRGRRYDTPPVPPTEESDPDEDEA, via the coding sequence TTGCGCGTCACCGCCCACCTCGATGTCGAGATGATCGCCATCGAGACCGAGGACCAGGTCTCCGTGATGATCGAGCTGGCCGCGCCGCCCGCGCCCGCCGACGGCGCCGAGCGGGCGCCCAGCACCCTCGTGGTGGTGCTGGACCGCAGCGGCTCGATGAGCGGCGGCCGGCTCGACGGGGCGAAGAGCGCGCTGACCGGGCTCGTCGACCGCCTGGATCCCCGCGACCACTTCGGCCTGGTCGTCTTCGACGACCGGGTCGACGTGGTGGTGCCCGCCCGGCGGCTGACCGACAAGGCGGCGGCCAAACGGGCCATCGCCGGGGTGGAGGCGCGCAACAGCACCGACCTGTCCGGCGGCTACCTGCGCGGGCTCCAGGAGGCCCGCCGGGTGGCCGGGCCGGCCGGCGCCACCGTCCTGATCATCAGCGACGGGCACGCCAACGCCGGCATCACCGACCCGGAGGCGCTGGCCCGGATCGCGGCCGAGGCGTACACGCACGGGGTCACCACGTCGACGCTCGGGTTCGGGCTGGGCTACGACGAGCGGATCATGTCGGCGATCGCCCGGGGCGGCTCCGGCAACGAGCACTTCGCCGAGGAGCCGGACACCGCCATCGCGCTGATCGCCGGCGAGGTCCAGGCCCTGCTGGCGCAGACCGTCCAGGCCGCCTCGCTGCACGTCCGGCTCGCCCCGGTGGTCCGCGGCGTGCTGGTGGTCAACGACCTGCCCGCCAACGTGGTCGACGACGGCCTGCTCATCGAGCTGGGCGGCTTCTACGCCGACGAGACCCGGAAGCTGGTGCTCACCTTCGAGGTGCCGGCGGTCGCCGCGCTGGGCCTGGCCGAGATCGCGACGCTGACCTTCACCCATGTGGAGCTGCCGGCGCTGGCCCAGCACACGGTGACGGTTCCGGTGCACGTCAACGTGGTGCCCGGCGACGTGGCCGCCGGCCGGGTGCCCGACCCGGTGGTTCGCACCGAGCTGGTCTATCTGCGCGCCCAGCGGGCCAAACGACGGGCATCCGAGCTGCTCAACCAGGGTGACTCGACGGCCGCGCTGGAGGAGATCCGGCAGGCCCGGGAGGAGATCGGCAAGGCGCGGGCGGACGCTCCGGAGTCCCTGGCCGCCGACCTCGCCGAGGAGGCCGCGACACTCGACTACCTGGCGCACGAGACCGAGATGGGCTCGGCCTCGCGCGCCGGTAAGTTCATGTCCGCCAGCTCCCGGGCCCGCCTCCAGAAGCGCGGCCGGCGGTACGACACCCCGCCCGTCCCGCCCACCGAGGAGTCGGACCCCGACGAGGACGAGGCCTAG
- a CDS encoding TIR domain-containing protein: MAFGDENEVGSRGAAAPRNDSVRQAEDPRTVFVIHGRDLDVRNAIFDFLRALGLKPQEWEHLVRATGKGAPSLTEVVTRAVREAQAVVALLTPDDRVQLHPELREASDTTAELSTGCQARPNVFLELGMALAALPDHTIILEAGDMRRTADLAGLNYVTVSASVDWRNKVAQRLENAGCPVDRAGGDWQHPHRFADLAAHRRR, encoded by the coding sequence GTGGCGTTCGGCGACGAGAACGAAGTGGGCAGCCGGGGCGCCGCCGCACCGCGTAACGACAGCGTCCGGCAGGCGGAGGATCCGCGAACCGTCTTCGTCATCCACGGCCGCGATCTGGACGTACGCAATGCGATCTTCGATTTTCTGCGTGCCCTCGGATTGAAGCCGCAGGAGTGGGAACACCTGGTCCGCGCCACCGGCAAGGGCGCGCCGTCGCTGACCGAGGTGGTGACCCGCGCCGTGCGGGAGGCCCAGGCGGTCGTCGCGCTACTGACCCCCGACGACCGAGTGCAGCTGCACCCCGAACTGCGCGAGGCCTCGGACACCACCGCCGAACTGTCGACCGGCTGCCAGGCGCGGCCGAACGTGTTTCTCGAACTCGGCATGGCCCTGGCCGCGCTGCCGGACCACACCATCATCCTGGAGGCGGGCGACATGCGGCGCACCGCCGATCTGGCCGGTCTCAACTACGTGACGGTCAGCGCGTCGGTGGACTGGCGCAACAAGGTCGCCCAGCGTCTGGAGAACGCCGGCTGCCCGGTCGACCGGGCGGGTGGTGACTGGCAGCACCCGCACCGGTTCGCCGATCTCGCCGCCCATCGCCGTCGCTAG
- a CDS encoding macro domain-containing protein codes for MLPAKGSGRFPIASGTLPVLTVLGPAALTVEGGPWRLSPRSVAVLLRLAVDAGEYVPVDRIYRDVWRDAGGRVGRHERTQVQKAVNEIRKAGTGLVETYRLGRTASYRLGLAPDRIDFLHYRDLIERARRSDAATAVDLLREASELWRGSPLPEVARLPFAKPVIDGLADLRAAADRDLLQAYVDIGRYEEALGLAERLIAGGPDHDGLSIVVGDLRRRLRAGRRDLLRRTLDGVRPFVVSVVVGDIFAEDDVHLAIGFTDTFDTDSRADIVISGGSLQAEAARRLFGDDRELLDRRLRGALTGVEPRTREMRAAKRRGKLIRYPVGTVATLRAGGRLLFAVAYSRMGNDLVARSSEQDVAVSLERLWDAVYLRGQLRPVAVPLIGAGLSRIASATPDELITMLAGSFAARNRAVRISPELRIVLRPEDVSRVDLGALARFLERQ; via the coding sequence ATGCTTCCCGCAAAAGGTTCCGGGCGCTTCCCGATCGCTTCCGGAACGCTTCCGGTCCTCACCGTCCTGGGACCCGCCGCATTGACCGTCGAGGGCGGGCCGTGGCGGCTGTCGCCGCGGTCGGTCGCCGTTCTGCTGCGGCTCGCCGTGGACGCCGGGGAGTATGTGCCGGTGGACCGGATCTACCGGGACGTGTGGCGGGACGCCGGCGGCCGGGTCGGCCGGCACGAGCGCACCCAGGTACAGAAGGCCGTCAACGAGATCCGCAAGGCCGGGACCGGGCTGGTCGAGACGTACCGGCTCGGCCGTACCGCGTCGTACCGGTTGGGGCTGGCCCCGGACCGGATCGACTTCCTGCACTACCGGGATCTGATCGAGCGGGCGCGCCGCTCGGACGCCGCGACCGCGGTGGACCTGCTGCGCGAGGCGTCGGAGCTGTGGCGGGGGAGCCCGCTGCCGGAGGTGGCGCGTCTCCCCTTCGCGAAGCCGGTCATCGACGGCCTGGCCGACCTGCGTGCCGCCGCCGACCGTGACCTTTTGCAGGCGTACGTGGACATCGGCCGCTACGAGGAGGCGCTCGGGCTCGCCGAACGCCTGATCGCCGGTGGCCCCGACCACGACGGGCTGTCGATTGTGGTCGGCGATCTGCGGCGCCGGTTACGGGCCGGCCGCAGGGACCTGCTGCGCCGCACGCTCGACGGCGTGCGGCCGTTCGTGGTCTCGGTAGTGGTGGGCGACATCTTCGCGGAGGACGACGTCCATCTGGCCATCGGCTTCACCGACACCTTCGACACCGACTCCCGGGCCGACATCGTGATCAGCGGCGGATCGCTGCAGGCGGAGGCCGCCCGCAGGCTCTTCGGCGACGACCGGGAACTGCTCGATCGCCGGTTGCGGGGCGCGCTGACGGGCGTCGAGCCGCGGACCCGTGAGATGCGGGCGGCCAAGCGCCGCGGCAAGCTGATCCGATATCCGGTCGGCACGGTCGCCACCCTCCGGGCCGGCGGACGGCTGCTGTTCGCCGTGGCGTACAGCAGGATGGGCAACGACCTGGTCGCCCGGTCCTCCGAGCAGGACGTGGCGGTCAGCCTGGAACGGCTGTGGGACGCGGTCTATCTGCGCGGCCAGCTGCGGCCGGTGGCCGTGCCGCTGATCGGCGCGGGACTGTCCCGGATCGCCTCGGCCACGCCGGACGAGCTGATCACGATGCTCGCCGGCTCGTTCGCCGCCCGTAACCGGGCCGTCCGGATCAGTCCCGAGCTGCGGATCGTCCTCCGCCCCGAGGACGTGTCAAGGGTCGACCTCGGGGCGCTGGCCCGGTTCCTCGAGAGACAGTGA
- a CDS encoding ABC transporter substrate-binding protein, producing MRRGLSRLIAAIGIAALAGCSGTEAAITPPPGVPDPVGCGSVNIAVNPWSGYSANVAVVSYLLENELNCTVGTVELSETASWAGLVDGSIDVILENWGHDDLKKKYIDGQKVAVELGLTGNKGVIGWYVPPWMARTYPDITNWRKLNSYADLFKTKASGEKGQFLAGDPSFVTNDDKLIENLKLDYTVVYAGSEDKLIAAFRKAQANRTPLLGYFYEPQWLLSDIKLVRVPLPNYTPGCDADGETVACDYQPYDLDKIARKKFVDSGSPAATFLRNWTWTNDDQNKVAKDMTQNNLSAEDAARRWVDANRTVWEKWLP from the coding sequence GTGAGGCGCGGACTCTCCCGGCTCATCGCGGCCATCGGCATCGCCGCGCTGGCCGGCTGCTCCGGCACCGAGGCGGCCATCACGCCGCCGCCCGGTGTGCCCGACCCGGTCGGCTGCGGCAGCGTGAACATCGCGGTCAACCCCTGGTCCGGGTACTCCGCCAACGTCGCCGTGGTCAGCTACCTGCTCGAGAACGAGCTGAACTGCACGGTCGGCACCGTGGAACTGAGCGAGACCGCCTCGTGGGCCGGCCTGGTCGACGGCAGCATCGACGTGATCCTGGAGAACTGGGGCCACGACGACTTGAAGAAGAAGTACATCGACGGCCAGAAGGTCGCCGTGGAGCTCGGGCTCACCGGCAACAAGGGCGTCATCGGCTGGTACGTGCCACCGTGGATGGCCAGGACCTACCCGGACATCACGAACTGGCGCAAGCTCAACAGCTACGCCGACCTCTTCAAGACCAAGGCCTCCGGCGAGAAGGGCCAGTTCCTGGCCGGCGACCCGTCCTTCGTCACCAACGACGACAAGCTGATCGAAAACCTCAAGCTCGACTACACCGTGGTGTACGCGGGCAGCGAGGACAAGCTCATCGCCGCGTTCCGGAAGGCGCAGGCCAACCGGACGCCGCTGCTGGGCTACTTCTACGAGCCGCAGTGGCTGCTGTCGGACATCAAACTGGTACGGGTGCCGCTGCCCAACTACACGCCCGGCTGCGACGCCGACGGGGAGACGGTGGCCTGCGACTACCAGCCGTACGACCTCGACAAGATCGCCCGGAAGAAGTTCGTCGACTCGGGCAGCCCGGCCGCCACCTTCCTGAGGAACTGGACGTGGACCAACGACGACCAGAACAAGGTCGCCAAGGACATGACCCAGAACAACCTGTCCGCCGAGGACGCGGCCCGCAGGTGGGTCGACGCGAACCGCACCGTCTGGGAGAAGTGGCTGCCCTGA
- a CDS encoding GTP-binding protein — protein MSGRSREPSTAHPIAVKIVISGGFGVGKTTFVGAISEIEPLVTEAEMTEKSIGIDDTSAVSGKTTTTVALDFGRITLDDALLLYLFGTPGQDRFAFLWDDLVDGALGSIVLVDTRRIEDSFPAIDYFEEHEIPFIIGVNRFTGAQRFQLAEVRDALGVSEGVPLVECDARDRESVKSVLVALTEEVLAKRAGRERAGSIR, from the coding sequence GTGTCCGGGCGCTCTAGGGAGCCGTCGACAGCGCACCCCATCGCTGTCAAGATCGTCATCAGCGGCGGCTTCGGCGTCGGGAAGACCACCTTCGTGGGGGCCATCTCCGAGATCGAACCGCTGGTCACCGAGGCCGAGATGACCGAGAAGTCGATCGGCATCGACGACACCTCCGCGGTGTCCGGCAAGACCACCACCACCGTCGCCCTCGACTTCGGCCGGATCACCCTGGACGACGCCCTGCTGCTCTACCTGTTCGGCACCCCCGGGCAGGACCGGTTCGCGTTCCTCTGGGACGACCTGGTCGACGGGGCGCTGGGCTCGATCGTGCTGGTCGACACCCGGCGGATCGAGGACTCGTTCCCGGCCATCGACTACTTCGAGGAGCACGAGATCCCGTTCATCATCGGCGTCAACCGGTTCACCGGCGCCCAACGGTTCCAGCTCGCCGAGGTCCGCGACGCGCTCGGGGTCAGCGAGGGCGTACCCCTGGTGGAGTGCGACGCGCGGGACCGCGAGTCGGTGAAGAGTGTCCTGGTGGCACTCACCGAGGAGGTGCTCGCCAAACGGGCGGGCCGGGAGCGGGCGGGGTCGATCCGGTGA
- a CDS encoding DUF742 domain-containing protein: MDEDPVIRPFMLTGGRTEPLQDGIRIETLLHAAPAALSAPLRFESRRIVELAQAPMSVADLSVALRAPLGVVRVIVADLITQGYLSVEDQPGELSTSLIERIRDRVRAL; encoded by the coding sequence ATGGACGAGGACCCGGTGATCCGCCCGTTCATGCTGACCGGTGGGCGTACCGAGCCGCTGCAGGACGGAATCCGGATCGAGACACTGCTGCACGCGGCACCGGCCGCGCTGTCGGCGCCGCTGCGCTTCGAGTCCCGGCGCATCGTCGAACTCGCACAGGCGCCGATGTCGGTCGCCGACCTGTCGGTGGCGCTGCGCGCGCCGCTCGGCGTCGTCCGCGTCATCGTGGCCGACCTGATCACGCAGGGCTACCTCTCCGTCGAGGACCAGCCCGGCGAGCTCTCCACCAGTTTGATCGAAAGGATCAGGGACCGTGTCCGGGCGCTCTAG
- a CDS encoding roadblock/LC7 domain-containing protein, with the protein MSVDTSADRHQFNWLLGNFVHQTDGVRDAVAVSSDGLLIASSDGLNRAEADQLSAIVSSLASLARSASRRYDFDGLKLIMIEMHRGFLLVSVIRGGSVLGVVAGSESDLGLVGYEISLLADRFGDLLTPALIAESRQHLPR; encoded by the coding sequence ATGAGCGTTGACACCTCGGCGGACCGGCATCAATTCAATTGGCTGCTCGGCAACTTCGTCCACCAGACGGACGGCGTGCGCGACGCCGTGGCGGTGTCCTCCGACGGGTTGCTGATCGCCAGCTCGGACGGGTTGAACCGGGCCGAGGCGGACCAGCTCTCCGCCATCGTCTCCAGCCTGGCCAGCCTGGCCCGCAGCGCCTCCCGCCGGTACGACTTCGACGGCCTCAAGCTCATCATGATCGAGATGCACCGGGGCTTCCTGCTGGTCTCGGTCATCCGCGGCGGCAGCGTCCTCGGCGTGGTGGCCGGCAGCGAGAGCGATCTGGGCCTGGTCGGCTACGAGATCTCACTGCTCGCCGACCGCTTCGGCGATCTGCTCACCCCGGCCCTGATCGCAGAGTCCCGGCAACACCTGCCGCGATGA
- a CDS encoding sensor histidine kinase, translated as MSVHAEDAEQSEPGGNAPVPSSHPGDERARSRRAGGTIRQRVVRTLALPVATTLVLLTIVAVGEVGNYRTASDTTRAVTIDLAVQELVQDLQTERGLTAGLLGGNDGFRAELLPARDAVDLRRDQLEVLIADGGEVEDRVGAALQQLDGLTGVRAGTDTGSGERAATFAFYTARIADLGNLDFDLEGTTDPELRRGAAALEALGDIKEATAQERAFLNGVFSASGFKSGEFLQFVTMRSTKDAALAAFDRYANSTERAARDYALDTGAAREAAYFEKVALQSGDNRYLQVNPQSWWSAHTTMLDDMLQLEQHIGSVITARATALEDDATTRMGVLLGAVLLCLAGSVWLATVASRSVARPLAVLASEANLLASTQLPEAVQQAAAGDSTAPPPPVLVPRGASTEVRLVADAFDRVQATAYALATEQAVLRRTTAESLANLGRRNQNLLRRQLGFITKLEREESSPAGLANLFELDHLATRMRRNAESLLVLVGAASPRQLSEPLQVSDVIRAAVSEVEEYRRVTLRRVDDTMVTGSTVSGIAHMLAELIENGLAFSPPDVDVEIHGRRMGETYLIAITDQGIGMTPADMARANERLRGRGDFITAPARFLGHYVVGRLALQMGIDVQLTPSPVTGVTARITVPAEILADPHTVGAAPRPPAPARKITPIPRQVTATATVEPPAPTVPAAPLRLEPAPVTNGARPLRSTAIEYVVVQDEAAPVDGAARTANGLKKRIPRTQRTPSRPAETVTAPADKPAPVADSPEAVRDRLNALRGGIQRGNAEKAGLS; from the coding sequence TTGTCCGTCCATGCTGAGGACGCCGAGCAGTCCGAGCCGGGCGGGAACGCCCCGGTCCCCAGCAGCCACCCCGGCGACGAGAGGGCGCGATCACGACGGGCCGGTGGGACGATCCGCCAGCGCGTGGTGCGTACCCTCGCCCTGCCGGTGGCCACCACCCTGGTGCTGCTCACCATCGTGGCCGTCGGCGAGGTCGGCAACTACCGCACCGCCTCGGACACCACCCGCGCCGTCACCATCGACCTCGCCGTCCAGGAGCTGGTCCAGGACCTCCAGACCGAACGTGGCCTGACCGCCGGGCTGCTCGGCGGCAACGACGGCTTCCGCGCCGAGCTGCTGCCCGCCCGCGACGCGGTCGACCTGCGGCGCGACCAGCTGGAGGTGCTGATCGCGGACGGCGGCGAGGTGGAGGACCGGGTCGGCGCCGCGCTCCAGCAGCTGGACGGGCTGACCGGCGTACGGGCCGGCACCGACACCGGCTCCGGCGAGCGGGCCGCCACCTTCGCCTTCTACACCGCCCGGATCGCCGACCTCGGCAACCTCGACTTCGACCTGGAGGGCACCACCGACCCGGAGCTGCGCCGGGGCGCGGCCGCACTGGAGGCGCTCGGCGACATCAAGGAGGCGACCGCCCAGGAGCGGGCCTTCCTCAACGGCGTCTTCTCGGCCAGCGGCTTCAAGTCCGGCGAGTTCCTCCAGTTCGTCACCATGCGGTCCACCAAGGACGCCGCGCTCGCCGCCTTCGACCGGTACGCCAACAGCACCGAGCGCGCCGCCCGCGACTACGCGCTCGACACCGGCGCGGCCCGCGAGGCGGCCTACTTCGAGAAGGTCGCCCTCCAGTCCGGTGACAACCGGTACCTCCAGGTCAACCCGCAGTCCTGGTGGTCCGCGCACACCACGATGCTCGACGACATGCTCCAGCTGGAGCAGCACATCGGGTCGGTCATCACGGCGCGGGCCACCGCCCTCGAGGACGACGCGACCACACGTATGGGCGTGCTGCTCGGCGCCGTACTGCTCTGCCTGGCCGGCTCGGTCTGGCTCGCCACCGTCGCGTCCCGCTCGGTCGCCCGCCCGCTGGCCGTCCTGGCCTCCGAGGCGAACCTGCTGGCCAGCACACAGCTGCCGGAGGCGGTCCAGCAGGCGGCGGCCGGCGACAGCACCGCTCCCCCGCCACCGGTGCTCGTGCCACGCGGCGCCAGCACCGAGGTCCGCCTGGTGGCCGACGCCTTCGACCGGGTGCAGGCCACGGCGTACGCGCTGGCCACCGAGCAGGCGGTGCTGCGGCGTACCACCGCCGAGTCGCTGGCCAACCTGGGCCGGCGCAACCAGAACCTGCTGCGCCGCCAGCTCGGCTTCATCACCAAGCTGGAGCGGGAGGAGTCCAGCCCGGCCGGCCTGGCGAACCTGTTCGAGCTGGACCACCTGGCCACCCGCATGCGGCGGAACGCGGAAAGCCTGCTGGTCCTGGTCGGTGCGGCCAGCCCCCGGCAGCTCTCCGAGCCGTTGCAGGTCTCCGACGTGATCCGGGCCGCGGTCTCCGAGGTCGAGGAGTACCGCCGGGTCACCCTGCGCCGGGTCGACGACACCATGGTCACCGGCTCCACGGTCAGCGGCATCGCGCACATGCTGGCCGAGCTCATCGAGAACGGCCTGGCCTTCTCCCCGCCGGACGTGGACGTGGAGATCCACGGCCGCCGGATGGGCGAGACCTACCTGATCGCCATCACCGACCAGGGCATCGGCATGACCCCGGCGGACATGGCCCGGGCCAACGAGCGGCTGCGCGGCCGCGGTGACTTCATCACCGCCCCGGCCCGCTTCCTGGGCCACTACGTGGTCGGCCGGCTGGCCCTCCAGATGGGCATCGACGTACAGCTCACGCCGTCACCGGTGACCGGTGTGACGGCACGGATCACGGTGCCCGCCGAGATCCTGGCCGACCCACACACGGTCGGCGCCGCGCCCCGGCCGCCCGCCCCGGCCCGCAAGATCACCCCGATCCCGAGGCAGGTCACCGCCACCGCCACCGTCGAGCCACCGGCGCCGACCGTGCCTGCCGCGCCGCTGCGGCTGGAGCCGGCGCCCGTCACGAACGGCGCACGGCCCCTGCGGTCCACCGCCATCGAGTACGTGGTGGTGCAGGACGAAGCCGCCCCCGTCGACGGCGCAGCCCGTACCGCGAACGGTCTGAAGAAGCGCATCCCCCGCACGCAGCGCACCCCGTCGCGCCCAGCCGAGACCGTCACCGCCCCGGCCGACAAGCCGGCGCCGGTCGCCGATTCGCCGGAGGCGGTCCGGGATCGCCTCAATGCCCTGCGCGGCGGCATCCAGCGCGGCAACGCCGAAAAGGCGGGGCTTTCATGA